Part of the Streptomyces sp. NBC_00457 genome, CCGGAGGTAGAGCACTGGATAGGCGATGGGCCCTACCGGGTTACTGACCTTAGCCAAACTCCGAATGCCGGTAAGTGAGAGCGCGGCAGTGAGACTGTGGGGGATAAGCTCCATGGTCGAGAGGGAAACAGCCCAGAGCATCGACTAAGGCCCCTAAGCGTACGCTAAGTGGGAAAGGATGTGGAGTCGCACAGACAACCAGGAGGTTGGCTTAGAAGCAGCCACCCTTGAAAGAGTGCGTAATAGCTCACTGGTCTAGTGATTCCGCGCCGACAATGTAGCGGGGCTCAAGCGTACCGCCGAAGTCGTGTCATTCCAGCATGTACCCCCAACGGGGGCTGGGATGGGTAGGGGAGCGTCGTCTGCCGGGTGAAGCAGCCGCGGAAGCGAGTTGTGGACGGTTGACGAGTGAGAATGCAGGCATGAGTAGCGATTCACACGTGGGAAACGTGTGCGCCGATTGACTAAGGGTTCCTGGGTCAAGCTGATCTGCCCAGGGTAAGTCGGGACCTAAGGCGAGGCCGACAGGCGTAGTCGATGGATAACCGGTTGATATTCCGGTACCCGCTGTAAAGCGTCTAACACTGAACCGGGCGATGCTAAGTCCGTGAAGCCGCCCCGGAGCCTTCGGGCAAGGGGGAGTGGTGGAGCCGGCGAACCAGACCTGTAGTAGGTGAGTGATGGGGTGACGCAGGAAGGTAGTCCATCCCGGGCGGTGGTTGTCCCGGGGTAAGGGTGTAGGACGTCAGGTAGGTAAATCCGCCTGGCAGGAGTCTGAGACCTGATGCCGAGCCGATTGTGGTGAAGTGGATGATCCTATGCTGTCGAGAAAAGCCTCTAGCGAGTTTTATGGCGGCCCGTACCCTAAACCGACTCAGGTGGTCAGGTAGAGAATACCGAGGCGTTCGGGTGAACTATGGTTAAGGAACTCGGCAAAATGCCCCCGTAACTTCGGGAGAAGGGGGGCCATCACCGGTGATCCGATTTACTCGGTGAGCTGGGGGTGGCCGCAGAGACCAGCGAGAAGCGACTGTTTACTAAAAACACAGGTCCGTGCGAAGCCGTAAGGCGATGTATACGGACTGACGCCTGCCCGGTGCTGGAACGTTAAGGGGACCGGTTAGTCCGATTTCGGTCGGGCGAAGCTGAGAACTTAAGCGCCAGTAAACGGCGGTGGTAACTATAACCATCCTAAGGTAGCGAAATTCCTTGTCGGGTAAGTTCCGACCTGCACGAATGGCGTAACGACTTCTCGACTGTCTCAACCATAGGCCCGGTGAAATTGCACTACGAGTAAAGATGCTCGTTTCGCGCAGCAGGACGGAAAGACCCCGGGACCTTTACTACAGTTTGATATTGGTGTTCGGTTCGGCTTGTGTAGGATAGCTGGGAGACTGTGAGCTCTGGACGCCAGTTCAGGGGGAGTCGTCGTTGAAATACCAGTCTGGTCGTGCTGGATGTCTAACCTGGGTCCGTGATCCGGATCAGGGACAGTGTCTGATGGGTAGTTTAACTGGGGCGGTTGCCTCCTAAAGAGTAACGGAGGCGCCCAAAGGTTCCCTCAGCCTGGTTGGCAATCAGGTGTTGAGTGTAAGTGCACAAGGGAGCTTGACTGTGAGACCGACGGGTCGAGCAGGGACGAAAGTCGGGACTAGTGATCCGGCGGTGGCTTGTGGAAGCGCCGTCGCTCAACGGATAAAAGGTACCCCGGGGATAACAGGCTGATCTTCCCCAAGAGTCCATATCGACGGGATGGTTTGGCACCTCGATGTCGGCTCGTCGCATCCTGGGGCTGGAGTCGGTCCCAAGGGTTGGGCTGTTCGCCCATTAAAGCGGTACGCGAGCTGGGTTTAGAACGTCGTGAGACAGTTCGGTCCCTATCCGCTGCGCGCGCAGGAACATTGAGAAGGGCTGTCCCTAGTACGAGAGGACCGGGACGGACGAACCTCTGGTGTGCCAGTTGTTCTGCCAAGGGCATGGCTGGTTGGCTACGTTCGGGAGGGATAACCGCTGAAAGCATCTAAGCGGGAAGCCTGCTTCGAGATGAGTGTTCCCACCCCCATGAGGGGTTAAGGCTCCCAGGAGACGACTGGGTTGATAGGCCGGATCTGGAAGGCGGGTAACCGCTGGAGGTGACCGGTACTAATAGGCCGAGGGCTTGTCCTCAGTTGCTCGCGTCCACTGTGTCAGTTCTGAGACAACGAACAGTTGTCGGCTTTGAGCTTGAACATCTAACTGAAGAGTGTGCTTGTTCGCTCGAAACCAATAGGGTTTCGGTGGTCATAGCGTGAGGGAAACGCCCGGTTACATTCCGAACCCGGAAGCTAAGCCTTACAGCGCCGATGGTACTGCAGGGGGGACCCTGTGGGAGAGTAGGACACCGCCGAACAATCTTTGGAGGACCCCTGGTCCCAGCGTTCAGCTGGGGCCAGGGGTCCTTTTGTTTTTACTGGAGCGCGCCGGGTGTCCCGAGTTGCGCGAGAATGACTGCGGTACCGAAGACAGGAGTCACCCATGTCCACCAACTCTCCCGAAGATCGACCGGAGCGCGACCAGCGGCGACGGGACATTGGTGACCGTGGTGATCGCGGCGGGTACCGCGGGGGTCCGCGGCGCGGCAACGACCGCGCAGGTAGTGCCCGAGGTGGCAACGACCGTGCTGGGTACGGTCGCGGCAATGACCGCCGTGACGACCGCCGTGATGACCGTCGGGGCGACGACCGTGGCGATCGGAGTGGCTACGCCGGTCGTGACGACCGTTCCGGTGGTCCGCGTCGCGACGACCGCGGTGGGCGGCCTGGGGGCTTCCGCCGGGACGGGGACCGTCCTCCATTCCGTCGCGACGACCGTGGGGATCGGGCCGACCGCGGTGATCGGGGCGGAGACCGTCCCCCCTTCCGCCGTGACGACCGGGGTGACCGTGGTGGGGACCGCCCTCCGTTCCGCCGCGATGACCGTGGGGATCGCGGCGACCGCGGTGATCGGGGCGGAGACCGTCCCCCCTTCCGCCGTGACGACCGGGGTGACCGTGGTGGGGACCGCCCTCCGTTCCGCCGTGACGACCGGGGTGACCGTGGTGGGGACCGCCCTCCGTTCCGCCGCGATGACCGTGGGGATCGCGCCGACCGCGGTGACCGGGGCGGAGACCGTCCCCCCTTCCGTCGCGATGACCGCGGCGACAGGGGCGGGTTCCGGCGGGACGATCGTGGTGACCGTCCGGAGCGTGGTGGATTCCGCCGGGACGACAGCGGCGGGCGGCCCGGAGGCTTCCGTGGTCGGGACGACCGGCGTGATGAGCGCAGGGACGACCGTCGCGAGGGGGACCGTCCCGGGTTCCGGCGTGATGACAACCGTGGCTACGGCCGCAGGGACGACGACCGTGGTCATGGGCGTCGGGATGACGACCGCGGCCAGGGTCGTCGGGATGACGCCCGTGGTTATGCCCGTCGGGACGACGACCGCGGCCCCGCGCGCCGTGACGACGATCGCGGCTATGGCCGGCGCGACGACCGCAGGGACGATCGCCGAGGTGGCGACGACCGTGGGCCCCGTACTGGCTTCCGCCGGGATGACAGTCGGCGGGATGACAGTCGTGGAGACAGCCGAGGTGAGCGCGGTGGGTTCCGTGGGCGTGAGGGGCGCGACGGGCGGGACGACCGTAGCCGTGGGCCCCGGCGTGATGACCGCGGTGGGCGGCCCGGGGGATTCCGTGGCCGGGATGATCGGCGGGACGACCGCAGGGGCGATGACCGGCGTGGCGGTGGTCGTTTCCGCGATGAGCGTGACCGGGACCGGGAGCCCATCAGGCGGCTGCCGATTCCGGAGGACGTCACCGGCGAGGAGATCGACAAGGACGTACGGCAGGAGCTGCAGAGTCTGCCGAAGGGGCTTGCCGAGGACGTCGCCAAGAACCTGGTGATGGTCGCCCGGCTCATCGACGAGGACCCGGAGGGCGCGTACGGCTACTCCAAGGTGGCCCTGCGGCTGGCGTCGCGCGTTGCCGCCGTACGCGAGGCTGCTGGGTTCGCGGCGTACGCGAACCAGAAGTACAGCGAGGCGCTCGCCGAGTTCAGGGCCGCACGGCGGATGACCGGGAACGTGGATCTGTGGCCCGTCATGGCGGACTGCGAGCGGGGTCTCGGGCGGCCGGAGAAGGCGCTGGACATGGCCGGGGCGCCCGAGGTGAGCAAGCTCGACAAGGCAGGTCAGGTCGAGATGCGGCTTGTCGCGGCGGGTGCCCGGCGTGACATGGACCAGCTCGACGCGGCGATCGTGACGCTGCAGAGCCCGGAGTTGGCCGCCGGTTCCGTGCAGCCGTGGACCGCGCGGCTGCGGTACGCGTATGCCGACGCGCTGCTGGCCGCCGGCCGGGAGGCCGAGGCGCGGGAGTGGTTCGCGAAGGCGGCCGAGGCCGACAAGGACGGCAGCACGGACGCCTCCGACCGGCTTGCCGAGCTGGACGGTGTCGAGTTCGTCGACGCACTGGACGAGAACGAGAGCGACGAGACGACGCCGTCGCCATCCACTGAGGATGGCGAGGAGGACTAGTCGTAGGCAGGGGCGGGATCCTGAACCCAGGGTCCCGCCCCTTCGTCGTTCAGAGGTCCAACGCGCGTAGCACCAGGCCCGACGCCGGTTTCGGGCCGAACGACGTGGACTTGCGGGGCATCGTGACGCCCTGGCGGGCCAGGTCTCGTACGACCTCCTCGCGGACCGGGTGCATCAGGACGGCCGTACCGCCGTCGTGTTCCGCTTTGCTGACCGTGGCTGCCGTGTCGTGGATGTAGGCGATGTGGGCGGGGGAGTCCTCGGGAATGTGCCAGACGTGGTCGAGGAGTGTGGCGTGCAGGACGGTCGCGTCCAGGGTGCGCCAGGCCGCGGGGCGGTCCGTCGGGACGGTGCGGGCCAGGAGGTCCGGGTCCGGTTCGTCCACGAGGTGGAACGTGCCGTCGCCGGCCAGGAGGAAGGCGTTGCCGGCGCCGGCCGCGTCGGCGAGGGCGTCCAGGGCCTCGGGGAGGGGGACTTCCAGGTGGCGTACGCGGAACAGGTCGTCGAGGGGCTTGAGCGCTTCCGCGACCGGCAGGCCGTGCAGGAGGCGGTGGATGGCGCGGACTCGGAGCGGGTAACGGGCCGTGTCGACCAGGAGGACCAGGCCGTGGTCCCAGGCGCTGGGGGACGGGTGCTCCGCGCGTAGACGCCGGTACGTCGCCCAGCGGTGGTGGCCGTCGGCGATCAGGGCCTGGTGCCCGGCGAGGTCGGCCTGGATACGGGACTGCTCGGCGGGGTCGGTGATCGACCACAGGCGGTGGCTGAAGCCGTCCTCGGTGGTGGTGGAGAGGAGCGGGGGCTGCTCCGCCGTACGTTCGATGATGGCGGTGGTGTCGGTGGTCGAGCCGTTGCCGCGGTACGTCAGGAGCAGGGGCTCGAGGTTCGCGGACGTGGCGCGCATGAGGTCGGCGCGGTCGGCCACGATGTGCGGCATGACGTCCTCGTGCGGCAGGACCAAGCCTTCCGCGGGATCCGTCACGCGCAGGGCGCCGATCACGCCGCGTTGCAGCATGCCGTCGCCGTCGCGTTGTTCGTAGACGTACAGGCCGGGCCGCGGGTCGGCCGCCAGGATCCCTTCGGAGAGCCAGCGCCGCAGGGTCTTCGCCGCCTGGTCGTTGCGGGCGGCGGCGGTGGGTGCCTGGGGGAGGATCAGGCGGACGATGTTGTACGGGTCGGCCGACTCGAGATGGAGCACGCCGTCGGGGCGGACCACGACGTCGTACGGCGGTGAGGTCACGGCGGCCAGGCTGCCGACCCGGTCGGGGTCGTAGCGGAGCCCTCGGAACGGGGTGAGTTCGAGGCCCCGGTGCGCCGTTGCTTCCGAGTGGCCTGCTGAGTTCATCCCGGCATCGTACGTGTGTCGGTGGCATGCGCGATGATCGGGGGAAAGCCGTCGAACGAGGAGCGATGCGGAATGAGCCAGAGCGTCAGGACGAGGCCGGAGGGCAGTGGCCGGGCCCTGAGCGAGGCGTACGACACTGCGCTGCTCGACCTGGACGGAGTGGTGTACGCGGGTGGGAACGCGATCGCGTACGCCGTCGAATCGCTTGCCGCCGCTCGCTCGGGAGGCATGCACCTGGCGTATGTCACGAACAACGCCCTGCGCACCCCTGACGTCGTCTCCGCGCATCTGACCGCGCTGGGCATACCGACGGCGGCGTCCGACGTCATCACCTCGGCGCAGGCGGTCGCCCGGCTGATCGCCGATCAGGTGCCGCAGGGATCCCGTGTGCTGGTGATCGGTGGGGAGGGGCTGCGGGTCGCTTTGCGCGAGCGGGGGCTCGAGCCCGTGGAGTCGGCGGACGACGATCCGGCGGCGGTCGTGCAGGGGTACGGCGGGCCCGAACTGCCGTGGGGCCGCTTCGCGGAGGCGTGCTACGCCATCGCGCGCGGGGTGCCCTGGTTCGCGTCCAACACCGACCTGACGATTCCCAGTGCTCGTGGGATCGCGCCCGGAAACGGCGCGGCGGTGCAGGTCGTCCGGATCGCAACGGGTGCCGAGCCGCAGGTGGCCGGCAAGCCGCTGCCTCCGATGCACCGGGAGACGGTCCTGCGGACCGGGGCCGAGCGGCCGCTGGTGGTGGGGGACCGCCTGGACACGGACATCGAGGGCGCGTTCAACGGAGGCGTGGACTCGCTGCTGGTGCTGACCGGCGTGACCGACGGACCTCAGCTGCTCGCCGCGCCGCCGCAGCACCGGCCGACGTATGTCGACGCCGATCTGCGCGGCATGCTCACCGGGCAGCCGGAGGTCACGGCGGAGAGTGACGGGTTCCGGTGCGGTGGCTGGAGGGCGAAGGCCGGCGCCGAGAGGCTGGAACTCGACGGTGACGGCG contains:
- a CDS encoding HAD hydrolase-like protein; amino-acid sequence: MSQSVRTRPEGSGRALSEAYDTALLDLDGVVYAGGNAIAYAVESLAAARSGGMHLAYVTNNALRTPDVVSAHLTALGIPTAASDVITSAQAVARLIADQVPQGSRVLVIGGEGLRVALRERGLEPVESADDDPAAVVQGYGGPELPWGRFAEACYAIARGVPWFASNTDLTIPSARGIAPGNGAAVQVVRIATGAEPQVAGKPLPPMHRETVLRTGAERPLVVGDRLDTDIEGAFNGGVDSLLVLTGVTDGPQLLAAPPQHRPTYVDADLRGMLTGQPEVTAESDGFRCGGWRAKAGAERLELDGDGEALDGLRALCAAAWTSAGEAVCELDGGKALARLGL
- a CDS encoding DUF1015 domain-containing protein, with product MNSAGHSEATAHRGLELTPFRGLRYDPDRVGSLAAVTSPPYDVVVRPDGVLHLESADPYNIVRLILPQAPTAAARNDQAAKTLRRWLSEGILAADPRPGLYVYEQRDGDGMLQRGVIGALRVTDPAEGLVLPHEDVMPHIVADRADLMRATSANLEPLLLTYRGNGSTTDTTAIIERTAEQPPLLSTTTEDGFSHRLWSITDPAEQSRIQADLAGHQALIADGHHRWATYRRLRAEHPSPSAWDHGLVLLVDTARYPLRVRAIHRLLHGLPVAEALKPLDDLFRVRHLEVPLPEALDALADAAGAGNAFLLAGDGTFHLVDEPDPDLLARTVPTDRPAAWRTLDATVLHATLLDHVWHIPEDSPAHIAYIHDTAATVSKAEHDGGTAVLMHPVREEVVRDLARQGVTMPRKSTSFGPKPASGLVLRALDL